AAGATTCTTGCTGGGTTGGGTTTTGAGCAGGCTGATTTTTCAAGGCCTACTGAAACCCTAAGCGGCGGTTGGATGATGAGGCTGGCCCTGGCTAGAGTTCTTCTGATCAACCCAGACCTGCTTTTGCTGGACGAGCCCACCAATCACCTGGACTTGGATGCCCTGAGGTGGTTGGAGGACTTCTTGATGCAGATGGAAGCCTCTTTGCTGATCATCTCTCATGACCGGACTCTGCTTAACAGGGTGGTGACTCGAATCCTGGAGCTGGAAGAAGGGGAACTGACCTCATACTCTGGGAATTTTGATTTTTACAGGAAGGAAAAGCAGCGGCGTCTGGAACAAAGGTGGGCTCTGTACAGGGCACAGCAAGAACAACTTAGACAGGTGCAACGTTTCATCGAGCGCAATAGGGCTCGTAAAGACAGAGCCAGACAGGTCCAAAGTCGTATCAAGTCCGTCGAAAAAATGGAACTTATTGAACCCCCTCGAATGACTTCCCAAATAAAATTTAGATTTCCTCCCTCACCGCCCTCAGCAAGAATAGTCGCAGAACTGGAGAAGATCTCCTTCGGTTTTGGTGAGAAGTTGGTCTTCAAGGAAGCCTCCCTTGTTCTGGAAAGGGGAGTCAAGCTTGCGGTAGTGGGTCCCAACGGCTCGGGCAAGACGACTCTCTTGAAGATATTGGCCGGCGAACTGGCCCCCAGCAACGGCATCCGTAGGATAGGACACGGAGTTCGGATTGTTCACTTCTCCCAACACCACATGGACAAGCTGCATCCAGAAAAGACAGTGTTGGAGGAGCTGCAGGACTCCTGCTCTCATCCTCACCAGGGAGAGCTAAGAGATCTCCTGGGTGCCTTTCAATTTAGGGGCGATGCTGTTTTCAAGAGGGTGTCGGTACTTAGCGGCGGGGAAAGGAGCCGGCTGCTGCTTTGCAAGTTGCTTTTGGCTGAAGCCAACGTATTGCTTTTGGATGAACCCACGAATCATCTGGATATTTCTTCCAGAGAAGTGTTGGAAAGGGCTCTGGTGGAGTTCAAGGGGGCCATTTGTTTGGTAACGCATGATCGGGAGCTAATGAATCGAGTCACCAATCAGACTCTGGTTGTGCGTTGTCAGGGCTGGGAGGTTTTCCATGGCAATTATCAAGCGTACCTTGGCTCTGAAGCCAAGACTAGTGAAGAATCCCCCACAGCCCAGCTGTTTTCTAAGACAGGCAGGTCTTCTCGAAGAGACAAAGAGCAAAGGCGGCTAGAAGCCGAGTGGAGAAACAAGTTTTCCAAAATGCGCGGCCCCATTCAAAGCGAAATACAAGCCCTTGAAAAACAGGTGGAAATTGCCACAAAGAGACTCGATGAGATCCAGGAGCACATGGGAAACCCTGAGCTATATCGTTTCGGAGATCGAGCTAGACAAATGCAACAGGAATTCCAAAGTCTAAGGGCTCAAATTAGGCAATGGACCCAACGGTGGGAGCAATTGCACTTGGAGCTGGAAGAGATAGAAGACCGAATGATCCGGGAGCGGCCTCAGGCAAAAACCGGCTCATGATGACACAGATTAAAGGGGGTCCCAGGTGGTTTAGCATGTTCGTTAGTGAATATGGATGGAGCACAGAACTCAGATCCCCAAAAAAGAGCCCCCGCCTTGGTGCGGGGGCCAAAGTAAAGGAGGTTCGGGGAGTTGTTTCCCCAAAGTATATGACACCCGATGCTGCTTTTTGGTTCCCAATGGCGTTGAGCATCAAAGTTTTTTTCCTCAAATAAAAACCCCCGCTGGGTACGGGGGCCAAAGTGGAGGAGGTTGAGGGAGTTGTTTCCTAACTAGTATGACAACAGTTCTCCGGAAAAGTTCCGGGGTGGGAAAAAAATTTTTTTGTTTTTAGGGCAGGCTCTGCTTTGGTGATGACGTCCCCTAGACCATGACTTATCCTTAGGGTGTCTAAGAGCTCAACTAAGCCAAGGAGAAGACTTTTTTGCCATGTGGCCTTTTTTTTCCCATGCAGACCTAATTTTGCTTCATCCCCCTAGCGTTTTTGACTTCAGGGACCACCCAATAATGTTTGGGCCCATAAGCGATGTGATCCCATCTACGGCCATCTTCGAAATGTATCCGGTGGGATTTTCAGCCATGGCCGAGTACCTGGACCGAAAAGGTTTCAAGGTAAGGATCATTAATCTGGCTCTTCGCATGCTCAAGAGCCGCAAGTATGACCCTGAGGCTGTGATCAGGACCCTAAAGCCTAAGGCCTTTGGAATAGATCTCCATTGGCTGCCCCACGTTCAGGGAAGTCTCAAGGTGGCTTCCATATGCAAGAAGCTTCACCCAGACATTCCGGTAATAATGGGGGGTTTTTCTTCCTCTTATTTTTTTAGGGAACTGCTCCAAAGGCCCGAGGTGGACTATGTGCTTAGGGGAGATTCCACAGAGGAGCCATTGCGTGTGCTCATGGAGGCCATAAAGAATGGGCGTACCCAAGACCTCTCACATGTACCAAATCTGGCCTGGAAGACTCCCAGCGGCCAAATAGAAGTCAATCCCATCTCCCATGTCCCTGAGGTTCTTGACCATTATGTGGACAACTACGGATTCATGATCAGAACAGCCATCCGCTATTTGGACATCAAGAGCCTGCTGCCCATACATGATTGGTGGTCCTATCCCATCACTGCGGTGATGACGTGCAGAGGTTGCGCTCATTCCTGTTCCTTTTGCGGGGGAGGCCGCTATGGACTCAAGTTGTTCGGCCAAAGGGTCAAGCCCGCCTTCAGATCACCACAAATGATAGTCCAAGACATCAGACAGATATCCAGTTTCACTTCAGCACCCATATTCGTAGTGGGCGACCTGCGCCAGGCTGGGGAGGCTTATGCTGAGCAGGTTATGGAAGGGCTCGAACCATTGAAAATCTCAAACCATATTGTGTTGGAACTCTTTGGGAAAGCTCCTTCCTCCTATTTCAAGAGACTGGCCAAGGCAGTGCCCAACTTCAACTTGGAGATGTCCCCCGAGAGCCATGATATAGATGTGAGGGGAGCCAGTGGAAAGCATTATACGAATCAGGAACTGGAGGAGACCATCCAAGCAGCCCTGGAGGCAGGCTGTCGTAAATTCGATCTTTTTTTTATGATTGGATTGCCAAGACAGACCTTTGACTCTGTATTGGAGACAGTAGGCTATTGCGAGGAATTGCTGAAGAAGTTCGGGCCGCGGCTGGTGCCTTTCATCTCTCCTCTTGCGCCCTTCATAGATCCCGCAAGCCCCATATTCGAAGATCCAGAGCGCTTTGGCTACAGGTTGTTTTTCAGAAGATTAGAAGAGTTTGAGAATGCTCTGCTGCAACCCAGTTGGAAGTACGCCCTGGGTTACGAGACCAAATGGATGTCCAGAGACCAGATAGTGGAGGCCACCTATGAGGCAGCCCTTAGGCTGAACCGGATAAAGGCTGCCCACGGTCTGCTTGACAGGGGCAGTTCCCAGAGGCTGGAGCAGCGTATCGAGTTGGCACGAAGGTTAGTAAGGCAGATAGACCAGTGTCTCTTGCTTCCTGAGGCTGAGAGAAAGAGGGCCTTGGAAGCCATACGAAACCAAATACAGCAAGTCAATTCTGACACTCTTTGCGAGGCAAGGGAAATCCAGTGGCCCTCCCCCAGGAACTTCCATTTCATGGGGATAGTCAGGCGCCTGCTCCATAGCAGATGGAATGGGGGATGAAATGGCCAGCTCAGGCCATGTTTGGCTCGCGCTAATCATGATCAGTGAATGATGCGGTCTAAAAATCAGCCAATTCACCCCCCTGCTATGGGCGGGAATATGCTTACCCTGTCCCCTTCTTTAAGGATCTGCTCGCGCATGGCGTGAAGACCGTTGACAAGAACTATTTTGGGATCGTCCGGAGGGATCCCCAGTTTTTCAATGAGGTCTTTAATGCTGAATCCTTGCGGAATCTCCATTTGCACCCCTGGCTCAGTCGAAGCCGGAACGTATTCTCTGAGATGCCCGAAAAGCCTGAGTTGAATCTTAGGCACCCTGTGTCCCCCTCTCATCGCCATGGGAAGTTGTCCTTGCCTCCACCCTTTCCTTTCTAAAGCAGAGCGAGACAAAGGTATTAAAAGATAACTCTGGGGGAAATATTGCCACTCTGTCTCCAGGACTTAGGGCTGTGGAGGCCGATCCACCCTTTCCGTTGACCATCACCAGTTTGGCCCTTTCTTGTGCCAAACCTAGCCTCTCCAAGAGCTCCGCAACAGTCATCTGGCCTTGGGTTTCCAGCACAATTTCCCCCTCCTGAAGACCCAGCTCTTCCCTCAAATGCCCTCCCACCAAGATCCTGATGCCCTCCTTGCCTTCCCCTTTTTTCATAGCAAGCCCTTACAATATCCGCCGTCTATGGCAATAGAGGTCCCTGTAATATAACCCGCCCTATCAGAAGCCAGGAAAGTCACCAAATCCGCCAATTCCTCAGGCTTCCCCAATCTTCCCATGGGAATTTGCGCCTCCCAACCCCGAATGATCTCCCAACTGTCCGTTTTCTTACTCAGGGCCAGTGATTCAGCCAGTTGTTCAACCCTCTCGGTATGCATGAAGCCTGTGCAGACGCAGTTGACCAGCACACCCTCACGGGCCAGCTCATTGGAGAGGCTCTTGGCCCATCCATGGACCGCTGCTCGAATTGAATTGGACAAGATAAGGCCTTCCATGGGCTGCTTTACGGCAGCAGAAGTAAGGTTAATTATTCGCCCCCAGCCTTGCTTACGCATGTAAGGCAATACATGGCGCGTAAGTCTTATGGCACTCATCAGATTGAGGTGAAAGGCCTCTTCCCAGTTCTGGTCATCCAGCTCCAGGAACCTTGCCGAAGGAGGACCGCCCGCGTTGTTCACCAATATATGCACGGTCTCAAACCTCTTTACCGCCTCCTGTACAAAGGCCTTTACCTCCACAGGATTTGACAGATCAGTGGCCCTCCAGAACACCTGGGCGCCTGTTTCCCGAGAGATGGCAAGGGCCGTCTGCTCCAAGAGCTCCTTGTTTCTGGCACAGATGGCCACCTTTGCTCCTTCCCTGGCAAGGCTGCGTGCGACCTCCCGGCCGAGCCCCTTGCTGGCCCCTCCCACTAAAGCCACCTTATCTTTCAAACCAAGATCCAATTTGAACCTCCGTTGCCCATGAGGCTTTCAAGCCTCCTTTACCAGAAACGCTCCAGTTTCATTCAGCTCTGTTCACTCCCCGAGCCATTATATGACCAAGGGTTGCATCATGGAGTTTCTTGAACCCTTGGAACTCTGTGCCCAAGGGCCCTCGCAGCCAAAGAAGCTTGGGGGCAAAAGCTCCCCAAGCTCCTCTGCAATGGCCAGGGGTCTAGGCTAGAAATTGAACAGCTGATCCAGTTCTCTTGCCTCCACGTCAAAAACCACGTTGTGGGGGGGCAGAGGTTCCTTTAGGAAAAACTCCGGCAGACGATCCTGCGAGGCTGTAAACCCTGCAGAGAGGTTGAAAGCCCTCTCTTTCCGAAGCACATCCTTGCCGTACTCCAATAGCTCATCCATGCCGAAGCTCCAGCCGTACAGGGCCCCTACCATCTTGGGAAGAGCCTCCATACCAGAGGGTATGTCCATCACCGCGAAAGCCACAAACACGCACAGTCCAAGAGAGTCAATGGCTGCAGTGGCTATCTGAAGATTGCGAGAGAGATCCACCTGGCCTTCTGGCTTCAAGGGATCCACAAAGCCACCAACCTTCATGATGTTTGTGGCCACAGCATAACCTGCTGTGTGATCTGCACCCATGGGGCTTGTGGCGTAGGTCACACCGATTCCCTTGATGGCCCTGGGATCATATGCTGGAAGTCCCTGACGCTTGACCACAGGCACATGAGATACCCCAAAGGCCTGACCCACCACAGCCGCACCACTGCCTATTATGCGTCCCAGAGCAGTACCTTTCCCAACCTCATGGAGGAGTTCTATGGCCCCCTGGGCATCCCCGAATTTTTTGACACCCGCATACATGGCCACTGCCACAGCACATCCCATCTCGATGGTGTCCAGCCCGTAATCATCGCAAAGCCTGTCTATCTGGGCTATGGCGTCCAGGTCATCTATGCCGCAGTTGGCTCCGTTGGCCCATACGGTTTCGTACTCCAGACCAGAGGTGAGGTAATTGCCTTCTTTGTCGTTATACACATTGGAACACTGAATGATACAGGTGGAACAGGCGGAATGTGTTGTGCTTCCTCCTCTGGCCTTTATCACGTCGTGCATGGTCTCACCGCTTATCTTGTGAGCACCTTCAAAGCGCCCTTCCGTGAAATTCCTGGTAGGAAAGGCTCCTGCCTCGTTGATGACATTGACCAGCACGTTGGTCCCGTAAACGGCCAGGCCTCCTCCTGGCTTGGTAACCGGATGCTCCCTCAAGGCGTCCCTGAAGGCCGCCGCAGCTTTCTTGAATGCCTCCTGATCCACGTAGGAGATGCCAGGGGCATCCGTGTCATCCACGATGATGGCCTTGAGTCCCTTGGCGCCCATCACGGCTCCCATACCCCCCCGCCCGGCATGCCTGGCGGGTTTGCCTTGGGTGCTGGTCACTGCCACAGAGGCAGCCGAGAGCTTCATCTCGCCGGCGGTCCCGATGGAGATTATGCCAACTTTCTCCCCGTATCTGGCCTGGAGTTTTTCACAAAGCGCATAGTTGGTAAGCCCTGCTAGATCGTCCGCTGGGAAGAGCTTGCCTCCTTCCTTGTTTACCAAGAGGTAATACCATTGGGAGCCTTTGGGCATACCCTCTACCACGATGCCAGCAATTCCTAGTCTGCCCAGCTTGACAGCCACGTTTCCCCCCACATTACTCTCCTTTATGCCCCCTGTCAGTGGGCTCTTCCCACCCACAGAAAGCCTTCCAGAGTTGGGGCACGTGCTCCCTGCCAGGAGTCCGGGTGCCACCACCAGCTTGTTGGCTGCCCCAAGGGGGTGACAAAGTGGGTCGACTTCCCTGGCCACGATGCTGGAAGTCAAGGCTCGTCCCCCCAACCGAGCCTCCGATCCTGACAGATCTTCTATGCGCACCACCCCGGCCGACATGTCCACCCTGATGAGCTTTCTCATGGCAACCCTCCTGTTTTATTGGATAGGAAAAGCAATTACACCCAAGGCTTCTGGGCAAAGAATAGAGACATGACAAATTGAATGTCAAGTCAGTATGCTTGAGACAAGCAAAAATGGAAAAGGCTTTATGTCAAAAAAAACATAATTAATCCAGATTCAACAAAGCTGCCTTGCTGGCCAAATCTCCTGGGGTGTGGATTCTAGAGTTGTTTTTTCCTTGAGCGTTTTTTTTCAATTAAAGATTAGAAAGGAACTCCATTTTTGAAGACAACTTCGCCAATGATCCTGGGACATCCCCACCTTGATCCCGATTACCCACCCTTAATCTGGATTACCAGGTGACAGACGCAGATC
This portion of the bacterium genome encodes:
- a CDS encoding ABC-F family ATP-binding cassette domain-containing protein, with amino-acid sequence MLDSFFGSSCAIHGAASNISYMLIAANHLTKFYGKQDLIRRASLHINRGERIGLVGPNGSGKTTLLKMLLGQVEPDEGEIHVARHIRIGYLPQDLLSFKGKTIMEQVLDVAEEVRWIEKEISALQEEMGKDSGADREEMALRLSQLMDRFQNLGGYDLQPRAEKILAGLGFEQADFSRPTETLSGGWMMRLALARVLLINPDLLLLDEPTNHLDLDALRWLEDFLMQMEASLLIISHDRTLLNRVVTRILELEEGELTSYSGNFDFYRKEKQRRLEQRWALYRAQQEQLRQVQRFIERNRARKDRARQVQSRIKSVEKMELIEPPRMTSQIKFRFPPSPPSARIVAELEKISFGFGEKLVFKEASLVLERGVKLAVVGPNGSGKTTLLKILAGELAPSNGIRRIGHGVRIVHFSQHHMDKLHPEKTVLEELQDSCSHPHQGELRDLLGAFQFRGDAVFKRVSVLSGGERSRLLLCKLLLAEANVLLLDEPTNHLDISSREVLERALVEFKGAICLVTHDRELMNRVTNQTLVVRCQGWEVFHGNYQAYLGSEAKTSEESPTAQLFSKTGRSSRRDKEQRRLEAEWRNKFSKMRGPIQSEIQALEKQVEIATKRLDEIQEHMGNPELYRFGDRARQMQQEFQSLRAQIRQWTQRWEQLHLELEEIEDRMIRERPQAKTGS
- a CDS encoding TIGR04190 family B12-binding domain/radical SAM domain protein, translating into MWPFFSHADLILLHPPSVFDFRDHPIMFGPISDVIPSTAIFEMYPVGFSAMAEYLDRKGFKVRIINLALRMLKSRKYDPEAVIRTLKPKAFGIDLHWLPHVQGSLKVASICKKLHPDIPVIMGGFSSSYFFRELLQRPEVDYVLRGDSTEEPLRVLMEAIKNGRTQDLSHVPNLAWKTPSGQIEVNPISHVPEVLDHYVDNYGFMIRTAIRYLDIKSLLPIHDWWSYPITAVMTCRGCAHSCSFCGGGRYGLKLFGQRVKPAFRSPQMIVQDIRQISSFTSAPIFVVGDLRQAGEAYAEQVMEGLEPLKISNHIVLELFGKAPSSYFKRLAKAVPNFNLEMSPESHDIDVRGASGKHYTNQELEETIQAALEAGCRKFDLFFMIGLPRQTFDSVLETVGYCEELLKKFGPRLVPFISPLAPFIDPASPIFEDPERFGYRLFFRRLEEFENALLQPSWKYALGYETKWMSRDQIVEATYEAALRLNRIKAAHGLLDRGSSQRLEQRIELARRLVRQIDQCLLLPEAERKRALEAIRNQIQQVNSDTLCEAREIQWPSPRNFHFMGIVRRLLHSRWNGG
- a CDS encoding MoaD/ThiS family protein, coding for MPKIQLRLFGHLREYVPASTEPGVQMEIPQGFSIKDLIEKLGIPPDDPKIVLVNGLHAMREQILKEGDRVSIFPPIAGG
- a CDS encoding MoaD/ThiS family protein; translation: MKKGEGKEGIRILVGGHLREELGLQEGEIVLETQGQMTVAELLERLGLAQERAKLVMVNGKGGSASTALSPGDRVAIFPPELSFNTFVSLCFRKERVEARTTSHGDERGTQGA
- a CDS encoding SDR family oxidoreductase; the encoded protein is MDLGLKDKVALVGGASKGLGREVARSLAREGAKVAICARNKELLEQTALAISRETGAQVFWRATDLSNPVEVKAFVQEAVKRFETVHILVNNAGGPPSARFLELDDQNWEEAFHLNLMSAIRLTRHVLPYMRKQGWGRIINLTSAAVKQPMEGLILSNSIRAAVHGWAKSLSNELAREGVLVNCVCTGFMHTERVEQLAESLALSKKTDSWEIIRGWEAQIPMGRLGKPEELADLVTFLASDRAGYITGTSIAIDGGYCKGLL
- a CDS encoding aldehyde ferredoxin oxidoreductase C-terminal domain-containing protein, encoding MRKLIRVDMSAGVVRIEDLSGSEARLGGRALTSSIVAREVDPLCHPLGAANKLVVAPGLLAGSTCPNSGRLSVGGKSPLTGGIKESNVGGNVAVKLGRLGIAGIVVEGMPKGSQWYYLLVNKEGGKLFPADDLAGLTNYALCEKLQARYGEKVGIISIGTAGEMKLSAASVAVTSTQGKPARHAGRGGMGAVMGAKGLKAIIVDDTDAPGISYVDQEAFKKAAAAFRDALREHPVTKPGGGLAVYGTNVLVNVINEAGAFPTRNFTEGRFEGAHKISGETMHDVIKARGGSTTHSACSTCIIQCSNVYNDKEGNYLTSGLEYETVWANGANCGIDDLDAIAQIDRLCDDYGLDTIEMGCAVAVAMYAGVKKFGDAQGAIELLHEVGKGTALGRIIGSGAAVVGQAFGVSHVPVVKRQGLPAYDPRAIKGIGVTYATSPMGADHTAGYAVATNIMKVGGFVDPLKPEGQVDLSRNLQIATAAIDSLGLCVFVAFAVMDIPSGMEALPKMVGALYGWSFGMDELLEYGKDVLRKERAFNLSAGFTASQDRLPEFFLKEPLPPHNVVFDVEARELDQLFNF